The Thiosulfativibrio zosterae genome has a window encoding:
- a CDS encoding helix-turn-helix domain-containing protein, which yields MGSKRLKVIDVAREIDVNRNAIDLLYKDEAKRVDIEVLDKLCKFFECTPNDILVFTTEDK from the coding sequence ATGGGAAGTAAACGCTTAAAGGTCATAGATGTAGCTAGGGAAATAGATGTAAACCGAAATGCAATCGACTTACTTTATAAGGACGAAGCCAAACGAGTAGATATTGAAGTACTAGATAAATTGTGTAAATTCTTTGAATGTACCCCAAATGACATCTTAGTATTTACAACTGAGGACAAATAA